The genomic stretch TGCAGGTCCCGAAGAGGGTGTTCTGGCCGGAGAGGCTCGCCACCTGGATGAAGGTGGAGTCGTAGCGGAACACCAGATCGACGTCGTCGATGTCCAGATCGGTGACGCCGGCGAAGTTCCTGATGACCACGTCCATCGAGATCGAGTCTCCGACGGTGATGACGTTGTCGAAGAAGACGACTCCTTTCGCCGACGGCAAAGACGCGGGTGGAGAGGCCGGCGGAGCATCCTGAGCCAGCCTGGCCCGGACCGTCGGCGTCAGGATCGGTTTCCTCTCGCCGCCCGAGCATTGGCCGAGAATCAGCACGCCCGCCAGCGGAGCGAGGAGGCGCAGCGATCGGTTCGATGGAAGCGGCATCGGGCGGCTAAGGTCCCCTCGGAGAGTACGGACTTGAATCCGAGCAGTATAGCCCCCGGCCGATCTCCTTTCAACCCGGCGGCTTGCGCTACTTAAGCCGCGCCCCGAGCAAGGCGCTGACCGCCTTGCCGTCCGCCTTCCCGCGGTGCCGCGCCATGAATTCCTTCATGGCCCGCCCCATGTCCTTCTTCTGGGTGATTCCCGTCTCGCGCAGCAGCTGATCCACGGCCTGCTCGAGCTCCTCCCCCTCCAGCTGCGCCGGCAGGTACCGCATGAGGACCCCCAGCTCCGCCTCTTCCTGCTGCACGAGATCGGGCCGGTTCCCTTTCCGGAAGGCGTCGATCGATTCCCGCCGGGCGCGGATCGCCTTCTGGATCAGCGCCGCGATCTCGTCCTCCCGCAGGTCCCGCTTCGTCTCGATGGCGGCGTAGCGAATCATGGAGAGCAGCAACCGCAGCGTGGAGACGGCGATCTTGTCGCCGGATTTCATCGCTTCTTTGAGGTCTGACTGGATGCGATCCATCATGAGCGTCACATCTCCTGCCGTCTTCCCAGCGTCCGAGTTTTTGACTCCCCCCCGGCGAGGCCCCTATAATAACGCCGTTTTCGGGAGGTTCGGATGGCTCCGGAAGATCCCGGCACTTCCTCGGAAGACGTCCCCGAGGCGCCCGCGAAGCGCTCCTCCAAATCGTCGCTGTTCATCGCTCTCGTCCTGGCCGCGGCCGCGGGCGCGTTTTTCCTGATGCGCCGGCCGGCGGCGGCGCCGGCGGGCGCCACCCCGGGGAGCGCCGCCTCGAAGGCCCCGGCGGCAGGGGTGGTCGTCGAAGCTCCGGTGAAGCTCAGCGCCGCCGCCTCGCTGGTGTCGGATCGGTTCCGTTGCCTTTGCGGGGAGTGTCACGACACGCTGGGAAGCTGCACCTGCACCCGGGACAAAGGGTCCAATGAGATGAAGACGACGCTCAATCGAATCGCCGCCGAGAAGAAGACGATCGCCGAGATCGAGGCGGCGATGGTGCAGAAGTACGGGCCCGGCGTCCTGATCGCCTCCACCCCCGCGCCGTCCGGCCGCTGATCCCTCGCGCTCCTTTCTTCAGCGCGCTCCCCAGCGCAGTTTTCGCCGCAGCACGTCGAAGTAGTTTCTCTGCCGTGAAACGATCAGCGGAAGGGAAGCGCTGCTGCGCCGGACGCTGAGGCGGTCCCCGGCCTTCATCGGGAAGCCCACCTGGCCGTCCATGGTGCAATAGACGTTTTCCGCCCCCGATTCCAGCGTGACCTCGATCCGCACGGAGTCGGGGACGACGAGCGGCCGGTTCGTCAGGGCGTGCGGGCAGATGGGGGTGATGCAGAAGGCCTGCAGGGAAGGAAGGACGATGGGCCCTCCGGCCGACAACGAATAGGCGGTGGAACCGGTGGGGGTCGAGACGATCAGGCCGTCGGAATGGTACGTCGCGACGAACTGCCGATCGATCTTCACGTTCATCTCCAGGATCCGGGCCAGGGCGCTCTTGTTGATGACCACGTCGTTCAGCAGCCGGTGGCCGGAGATCTTCCTCCGCCCGCGCACGAGGGAGGCGTGCAGCATCATCCGGGCCTCCACTTCGAACCGTCCCTGGAGGACCTCGTCGAGGACCGACTCCATCTCCTCCAGCCTCGTCTCGGTCAGGAAGCCGAGGCTTCCGAGGTTCACTCCGAGGACCGGAACGACGCGCCGGGCCATGTTCCGGGCCACTCCCAGCATGGTGCCGTCACCTCCCAGGACCAGCATGAGATCGACCGAGGCCGTCAGGGTGGGCAGCGTCCTCCCTTTGCCCTTCTGCCCGAGAAAGCGGGCGGTTTCGGGATCGCACAGAGTCCGCACCTTGCGGCGCGCCAGCAGAGAGAACAGCCGCTTGGCCGCTCCGCGGGAGGTGGGCGAGTGGAGCTTCGCCACGATGCCCACGGTTCGGAAGGGAGGAAGGGGACTCATCGGTGGGTGGCCTCCTGAATGCGATCCGTGAGCTCGGGCCCCTCCATGGAGGGGCCATGATTCCGGAAATGGAGGAAGAACTCCTTGTTGCCTTCGGCGCCCGGAACGGGGGAGAGAAAGACGTCGCACCCGCTCAAATGCACGGCGGCGCCGGCGGCGAGGATTTCCTGGATGACCCGCCGGTGCACCGACGGATCGCGCACGATCCCTCCCTTGCCGACCTCCCTCCTGCCCGCCTCGAACTGCGGCTTCACGAGCGCCGCCAGATCGCTGCCGGGCAAGAGCAGGCTCGCCGCCGGCCCCAGCACGAGGCGCAGCGAGATGAACGAAACGTCCACGACCGCCAGGGAGACGGCTTCCGGAATCATGCCGGGCTCGAGGAAGCGGGCATTGATCTTCTCCATCACGACGACCCTCGGGTCGCGGCGGAGCCGCTCGTGCAGCTGACCGAACCCGACGTCCAGGGCGTAGACCCGCCTGGCCCCTCGCTGCAGGAGACAGTCGGTGAACCCGCCCGTGGAAGCGCCCACGTCCAGGGCGATCCGATCGCGGGGATCGATTCCGAAGCGCTCCAGGGCGCCGGCCAGCTTCAGGCCGCCGCGGCCCACGTAGGGATGATCGGGGCCGGAGAGCTCCAGCCGGCAGGAGGCGTCGAAGCGCTCCCCCGCCTTGGCGGCGCGCCGGCCCTCCACCGCGACGCGTCCCGCCAGGATGAGGGCCTGAGCCCGTTCCCGGCTCTCGGCCAGACCTCGCGCCACCATCAGGAGATCGAGCCGCTCGCGCTTGGAGTCGCTCCCTTTCGCCATCGCCGGGTCGTCTCCGCGGGTGCGCCCCTCAGTGCGCCCGCCGAAGCACGAATTCGGCCAGGCTCGACAGCGGCTCCGAACGCTTTCCGAAGGGCCGCAGCGCCCGCTTCGCCCGCGCCACGGCGGCCGCCGCCATCACCCGCGATCGGGCCGTACCGAAGAGCGACGGATAGGTGGCTTTGCTCACGGCCCGGTCCTTGCCCGGGGACTTCCCCAGCTCCCGCCGCGTCCCTTCCTCGTCCAGAACATCGTCGACGATCTGGAAGGCGAGCCCGACCTCGCGACCGTAGCGCCGCAGCGCCTGCACGTCGCGGGGGAGGCCGCCGCCGAGGATGGCTCCGATCTCGGCGGACACGGTGAACAGGGCGCCGGTCTTGGAGGCGTGGATTCGTGAGAGATCGGACGGGGCGATGCGCTTTCCCTCGGCCTGCAGATCGCGGACCTGGCCGCCCACCATCCCTTCCATCCCGACGGCCCGGGCCACCCGCGCCAGGACTTGCGCGCGCCGTCCCTCGAAGCGGCGGCCCGCCGGCTCCTCCGCCAGGATCTGGAAGGCGAGGGAGTGCAACGCGTCGCCCGACAGGATGGCCAGCGCCTCTCCGAACTTCACGTGGGCGGTGGGCTTGCCGCGTCTCAAGTCGTCGTCGTCCATGGCGGGAAGATCGTCGTGGATCAGGGAGTAGGTGTGGATCATCTCCAGGGCACAGCAGGCGGGAAGCGCCCAGGCGTCCTTTCCTCCCACCGCGCGGCAGGCTTCCAGAGTCAGAACGGGGCGGATCCTCTTGCCGCCGGCCAGGACGGAATAGCGCATCGCGCGCAGCAGGGACGCGGGCGCGTCGCGGGCGGTCCGAAGCCGGCGGCCGAGCGCGGCGTCGATGACCCGGCGCCGGCTTTCCAGCCACGGACGCGCGCTCTCCATCTCATTCCTCCTCGCCGCCGCCCGCCGGTTCGTCCAGGTCGGCCCCGCCCGGCGCGAACGGCTCGGGGGTCCAGGCGCCGTCGGCCCCTTTCATCAGGATCTCGATCCGCTTCTCCGCCTCGTCGAGCTTCGTGCTGCAGAATCGGGAAAGGCGCACCCCTTCCTCGAAGAGCTTCAGGGCGTCGTCGAGCGGCAGATCGCCCCCTTCCAGATCCCGGACGATCCGCTCCAACCCCGCGAGCGCCTCCTCGAAACGGGGCTCCTTAGGTCCTTTCTTCATCATCCTGGGCATGGGTCACCTCACGTACGTCGCAGGCGATCCGCCCCCGGCGCAGCCGGACGTCGACCCGCCCGTGCTCGGGGAGCCTCCGGCTGTCGGTCACGAGGGCGCCGGTCCGAGGATCGAGGCACAGCGCATAGCCCCGGTCCAATACCGCGAGCGGGGAAAAGGAATCGAGCAGCGACGAGAGAGCCGCCCAGCGGTCGCGCCGTTCGGAGGCGATCCACCGGACCGCGGGCACCGCCCGCCGCAGCAGGGCCTCGGAGCGCAACCGTCGGGCCCCGACGTGAGCGGCCAGGAGGCGGGGCGACACGACCTCGGAGGCCCGGGCCAGCCTCCTGCCGCGCTCGAGGAGCTTCCGCCGGAGCGCCCCGCGCAGCGCCTCGCGGCGATCGTCCAGGCGCTGGAACAGGGCGTCGAGGCGGCCGCGCGTCGACAGCAGCGCGCGGCTGCGGCCCAGCCGGGCGCTGCGCTCTCGAAGATCGCGATGGATCAGACGGATCGACTGGTGGGAGCGGGACAGCAACGAGGCGATCCGCTCGCGCAGCTCTTCCTTGGTCGCCACCACCATCTCGGCGGCCGCGGAAGGGGTGGCGGCCCGCAGATCGGAGACGAAATCGCAGATCGTGAAGTCGATCTCGTGGCCCACGGCGGAGATCACGGGGATGCCTGATTCCAGGACGGCCCGGGCCAGAAGCTCCTCGTTGAACGGCCAGAGGTCCTCGAGCGACCCGCCTCCCCGGCACACGACGATCACGTCGACCCCTCCCAGGCGGTTGGCGCGCCGCACGGCGGCGGCAATCTCCGCGGCCGCCCCGTCCCCCTGGACGCGCACCGGGTGGATGACGATCCGCACGTTGGCGTAGCGCCGATCCAGGACATGCAGGAAATCGCGCAGGGCGGCGCCGGTCGGGGACGTGATGACCGCGATGCATTGGGGAAGGGCCGGAATGGGGCGCTTCCGCGACGGATCGAAGAGTCCTTCCGCCGCCAGGCGCCGCTTGAGCTGCTCGAATGCCAGCTGCAGCGATCCGCGGCCCGCCGGCTCCATCCACTGGCAGTTGATCTGGAAGGCGCCGCGCGCCTCGTAGAGCGAGATTCGCCCTCTCACGAGCACCTTGAGGCCGTCCTCGAGCCGGAACCGGAGCCCCAGGGCCTGCGTGCGGAACAGGACCGCGGAGATCTGGGAGGTCGCGTCCTTGAGCGTGAAGTAGCAGTGGCCCGAGCCGGGAGAGCGGAGATTGGAAACCTCGCCTTCCACCCAGACGTCGTAGAACGAGGACTCGAGCACGTCGCGCGCCAGCGCGTTGATCTCCGAGACGCCGTAGATGCGGCGCGTCCCGCCGACCGGTTTCAACGGAAGCTGATCCAACGCCGCTCTCCCTCCCCGCTCATTCGGCTCCCGCCGAGCCCGGCAGATCGAGGCGCTGGATTCCCCGCGCCCGGCCGGTGGCCTCGTCCACGTCCACGACCACGGCGCAGAGACGCGGATTCTTGCGCGCGCACGCGAAGCGCACGGGCATCTGCTGCAGGAATCTCCGGATCGCCAGCTCCTTCTCGACGCCGATGACCGAATCGCGCGCGCCGGTCATCCCGGCGTCGGTGATGACCGCGGTGCCCTGGGGCAGCACGCGCTCGTCGGCGGTCTGCACGTGCGTGTGGGTTCCGAGGACCGCCGAGACCCGCCCGTCAAGGTACCATCCCATGGCCACCTTCTCGGACGTGGCCTCCGCGTGGAAGTCGACGAGGATCACGCGAGCCCGGCCGCTGATCTCCGCGAGCACGCGATCCGCCGTCCGGAAAGGGCAATCCAGCGCGTTCATGAACACCCGGCCCATGAGGTTGATCACGGCGACCGGGATCCCGCCCGCGGTGGCTCCCATGTGGACGCCCGTGCCCGGGGCTCCCGGGGGATAGTTGTGCGGGCGCAGGAGATCGCGATGCTCCTCGATATACGGAAGAATCTCGGCCTTGTCCCAGATGTGGTTGCCGCTGGTCATGACGTGCAGGCCGCAGCCCTGCAGCTCCGCCGCCAGGGCCGGAGTCACGCCGAAGCCGTCGGCCGCGTTCTCCACGTTGGCCACGGCGTAATCGATGGAGTGCCGATCGATCAACCGGTCGAGGTGCTCGCGGACCAGGTTGCGGCCCGCCCGGCCGTTCACGTCGCCGATGAACAGGAGATTCATCCGATCACTTGGCGTAGTCGACGGCGCGGACTTCGCGGATCACGTTGACGCGCACTTGGCCGGGATAGTTCATCTCCCGCTCGATTTTCGAGGCGATGTCCTTGGAGAGCCAGATGACGTCGGCGTCCGTGACCTTCTCCGTCTCCACCAGGACCCGAAGCTCCTTGCCGGAACGCATCGCGTAGGCCCGGGCGACCCCCGGGAATCCGCGGGCCACCTCCTCCATGTCCTTCATCCTCTGGATCCAGATGTCCATGTTGTCGCGCCGCATCCCCGGCCGGGAGAGGCTGATCTTCCTCGCCAGGCGGAGCAGGATGGCGTCCAGGGAGGGCTCCGCCTCGCCGGGGTGGAGGCTGCGGATGACCTGGACGACCGCCGCATCCTCGCCGTGGCGCCCGGCGATTTCCGAGGCGAGGATCATCGGCGGCGTGTCGGTGCCGCTTTCGTCCACCATGCCGATCCCGCTGAGCAAGCCCGCCCGCTTCACCGTGTCCGCCGCCACTTCGAATTCGGCCGCCAGGGCGGCCGCCAGCGCGGCGGTCTCGCGGCAATGCTGCAGGAGGTTGTAACCGGAGACGACGAAGAACTTCATCTTGCCGACGAGGCGGGCCAGCATCTCCGGGAGGCTCACGATCCCGAGCTCGAACGCGGCGGTCTCGCCCGATTGGAGCATGATCTGGTCCGTCTCCTCCTTCACCTTCTGAACGACCTCCTCGATGCGACCCGGATGGATCCGCCCGTCCTCGACGAGCCGCTCGATCGACACCTTGGCGATCTCGCGTCGCAGGGGATTGAATCCCGAGAGGATGATGGCGCCGGGGGTGTCGTCCACGATGAGATCGATTCCGGTGGCCATCTCGAGCGCCCGGATGTTCCGTCCCTCGCGGCCGATGATCCGGCCCTTCATCTCGTCGTTCGGGAGCATGACCAAGGAGCAGGCTAAATCCACTATCTGGCCCACGGGAATCCTCTGGAGCCCCCCGGCGACGATGCGCCGCGCCTCGGCGTCGGAGCGCTCGCGCGTCTCCTCCTCGATCCGCTTGAGGGTGATGGCCGCTTCGGAGCGCGCCTGGGATTCCATCTCGCGCATCAGCTCCCGCTTCGCCTGCTGCGCGGTCATGGCCGCCATCCGCTCGAGACGCCCGCGCTGCTCGTCGATCAGAGCCTGCAGCTCCTGCTGCCGGGAGGCGAGGACGGCCTCCCGTTCCGTCAGGGCGTGGTCCCGGGTCTCCATCTCGGTCTGCTTCTGGGACAGCAGCGCGGCCTTGCGCTCCAGCAGGCGCTCCTGCTCCTCCGCCTGGCGCCGGGCGGCCTGCAGGTCGGCCCGCTTGGAGCGCATCTCCTGCTCGAAAAGCTCCTCCGCGGCGTCCGCCTTCTCGCGCGCCTCCAGCTCCAGCTCCTTGAGCCGGATCTCCGCCTGCTTCTCCGCGTCCTCCACGACCGCTCGCGCCCGCTGCTCCGCCTCGCTGCGCTTCCGGCGGATGAACGTCCGGTGGAAGAGATAGTCGACTCCCGCGAGGGCGGCGAACGTGGCGATGATGATCCCGAGGATCAGATCCAACGTCGATCTCCCGACTCCGGACGGGACCGGAGGCTGGGTCGAGGAATTCGTAGGTCCGCGGTTCGGAAGCGTTCGGGGGGTGCGGAGCGGGGCGGAAAAAACCCCCGCTCGGCCGTGAGGAACGGGTTATTTGAACCGGCCTGACCAGCCACGGGACCCTGCTCCCACTTCAGGCATCCTCGCGAGGAGGACGCTCACCGTGGGAAGACCCGGATCCCCGTTCAAATAATGTTGGCTCAAATTCGCCGTCCCTGCACGAACCTCGCAGGGGAATGGAATCCGCTTGCATGCTAGCCCTTCTCCCCCCCCGCGTCAAGGCGTCCGGCCGCCTCGCAGGCCGCCGCTACTTGCGGGCCGAGTCCGCGAGATCGCGGTCCAAGATCTCGACGAGCCGGCCCAGTCTATCGGAAACGATCCGATGATTCTCCTCTTCCGCCGTCCGCAGCTGAAAATGCTCGTCGGCGATGTTCAGGGCGGCCAGGATCGCCACCCTCAAGGAATCGACCGTCGCGGTGTGATCGGAAACCTCGCGCATCTTCCGATCCACGAACGCCGCGAGGTCGGTCAGATAGGACGAGTCTCCGTCCCCGCGCAGGTTGTAGGTTTGTCCGTAAATCTCGACCGGGATCATGCTCGGTGTCTTGTCCATGGAGGGTCTCCGAAAGCCTCCGCCCCCGACCGGGGAGAGGATCAGTTGTCCGCGTGGCCGCCGACCTGGATCTCGTCGATCCCCGAGAAGGTCTCCAGCATCCGGGTGACGCGACCGCGGATCTCCTGCCGTTCCTCCTGGAGGAGCTGGAGCTGCCGCGTGAGATCCTCGTTCCGGCGATTCTCCTCCTGGAGGCGGGAGAGGGTCTCTTCCGATTTTCGGACTTGCTCCCGCGCCTCCTTGAGCTGGGACGCCAACTGCGAATTCTCATGGCGCAGCCCGCGGATGACGTCGCTGACCCGCCGGATCCTTTCTTCGAGCTGTTCGAGTTCTTCCATTTCCGCTGCCAAGGAAGCCTCCTTCAGTTGCCGCGGAGGACGGCGCCGAGCCGGTCCCGCAGCCGTTGGACGATTCGATCCATCATGGCGGCCACCTCCCCGGAGACGAGGGTGCGCTCCGGGGCCTGAAAAACGATATTCACGGCCATGCTCACCTTGCCCTCGGGCACCTGCCGGCCCTGATACAGGTCGAACAGCGTCACCTTCGCGATCGGGGCGCCCTCTACGCTGCGGATGGTCTCCTCCACCTCCGCATACGTATGGCCTCGGTCCAGGATCAGGGCGAGATCGCGCCGGGCGGACGGTGTGCGGGACGAAGAGACGTGCCCGGGAATCCATCCCGCCGCCAGCCCCGCGAAGAACGCGGGGAGGCGAATCTCGGCGGCGACGACGGGATGCTGCGGAGCGAGCCCGGCGAATGCCGAAGCGAGGAGCTCCCCGGCGTGACCGCAGGGCTTCCCGTCGACCTCCAGCACCGCTCCCGTCCCTGGGCGCAGAAACGGACGGTCGGCTCCGCGCCAGACGGTCGCCCCGATGCCCGTCAGGCGGGCGGCCAGGTTCACGGCTCCCGTCAGGTCGAAGACGTCGGGCCCCCGGGACGGCTCGCTCCAGTGGGACGAAGTCCCCTGGCCTCCGCCGATCAGCGCCAGCGTCTCGATCTCCCGGGGCGGATCGCCCGGAGCCCCGGGATGGAAAACCCTGCCCGTCTCGAAAAGCCGGACCTCCTCAGCGCCATGGTTCAAGTTGTGGGCGAGATTCCGGAGAAGTCCCGGAAAGAGGGTGGTCCGGAGATGATCCTGGCCCTCCGTAAGGGGATTCGTGACCCGGACTCCGGGGCCTGCTTCGCCCAGCCGCTCGTTCTCCTCGGCCGAAACGAGACTCAGGTTCAGCGCCTCGGCGAATCCGCAGCGCACCATCGCCTCGCGCACCCTGCCGAGACGTCGCTCCGCCTCGGACCGTCCCTCGGGAAAGACCTGGGCACGGGGCAGGGTGGCCGGGATCTTCTCGTAGCCGTGATGCCGGGCGATCTCTTCGATCAGGTCCTCCTCCAGGGAAAGATCGACGCGGAACGAAGGAGTGGAGACGAGCCAAAGCGAGTCCCGGCTCTTCACGGCGCAGCCGAGGAGCTCGAGGATGCGCCGCATCTCCTCGACCGGAATCTCCACGCCGAGCATCCGGCCGACCCGATCGGGGCGGAAGGCGATCTCGCGCGCAAAGGGCGGGGCGGCCCGCGATTCGAGGCAGGCTGAGAGAATTCGCCCGCCGGCCGTCTCGCGGATCAGTCCGGCGCAGCGGTTCGCCGCCTTGAGCGTGATCTCGATGTCGGCTCCGCGCTCGAACCGGTGCGAGGCGTCGGTGTGGAGCCCCAGCCGCCGCGCGCTCCGGCGCACCGACACGGCGTCGAAATGCGCACTCTCGAGCAGGACCTCGGTCGTGGCCGGTGAAATCTCGGAATCCAGCCCTCCCATGACGCCGGCGACCGCGACGGCGCGCTGTTCGTCGGCGATGACCAGCGTCTCGGGATCGAGCTTCCGGGAGACGCCGTCGAGCGTCGTGAGGGGCTCGCCGGAGCGCGCCCGCCGCACGCGAACCTTCCGCCCCGCGAGACGCTCCAGGTCGAAGGCGTGAAGCGGCTGGCCCATCTCCCACAGGACGTAGTTCGTGGCGTCGACGATCGCGTTGATCGGCTTCTGGCCGATGGCCGCGAGGCGCCGGGACAGCCAGTCGGGGGATGGACCCACTTTCACGCCCCGGATCACGATCGCCGTGTAGCGGCCGCACAGATCCGGCGCTTCGACCTCCAGCGCCGCCCGGCTGGAGGCGGGCGCGGCATCGCGCGGGCCGGTCTCGGCGGAAGGCTCCGCAAGAGGACGCCGGCACGCGACCGACAGCTCCCGGGCCAGGCCGACGTGGTTCATGCAGTCGGGCCGGTTCGTGCTGACGTCGAAATCGAAGACGGTGTCGTCTCCGGCGCGCCCCAGGGAGTCGAGGGGGATTCCCACTTGAGTAAGGCGGATCCCCGCCGCGGCGGGATCTTTCCCCGGATCCACGTACTCCCTCATCCATTCGAGGCTGAACTTCACGGCTGCCTCACCCCGGGAACTGCGCGAGGAAGCGCAGGTCGTTTTCGAACAGCAGCCGGATGTCGTCGATGTTGAACTTGAGCATGGCGATGCGGTCGACTCCCAGGCCGAAAGCGAATCCCGAGACCTGTTCCGGATCGTACCCCACCGTCCGCAGCACGTTGGGATGGACCATTCCCGCGCCCCCCATCTCCAGCCATCCCGTCTGCTTGCACGTCGGGCAGCCCCGTCCCGCGCACGGCGAGCAGGTGATGTCGAACTCGGCCCCCGGCTCCACGAACGGGAAGTAGCTGGGCCGGAATCGGACGTTGGTCTCCGGGCGGAATATCCGCCGGGCGAACGTGAGGACCGTCCCCTTGAGATCGGCGAAAGTGATCCCTTCGGCGACCGCCAGGCCCTCGACCTGGTGGAACATGGGGGAGTGGCTGACGTCGGAATCGCGGCGGTAGACTTTTCCCAGGGCGATGATCTTCACCGGCGGCCGGCGCGCCTGCATCGTCCGGATCTGGACCGGAGAGGTGTGCGTGCGCAGGAGGAGATCGCCTTCCAGATAGAAGGTGTCCTGCGTGTCCCGGGCGGGATGATCGGGAGGGAAGTTCAGCGCCACGAAGTTGTAGAAATCGGTCTCCACCTCGGGGCCCTCGGCCAGGCAGTAACCCATCTCCAGGAAGATATCCTCGATCTCGCGCCGCACCTGGGTGACGGGGTGGAGCGCCCCGAGCCTCGGCGTCCTCCCCGGAAGCGAAACGTCGAGGCGATCCCGCCGCACCGGCGCGCCGAGCGATTTCTCGGCTTCCTCCAGGCGCGCTTCGATGTGGGTTTTCAGCGCGTTCAGGGAGCTTCCGAGGGCGGGACGCTCGCCCGGAGCGGCGTCCTTCAAGGAGCGGAGGAGCAGAGAGAGCTCTCCCCCTTTCCGGCTGAGGTAGGCGGTCCGGATTCTTTCGATGGCCTCCGCTTCGGTCGCGGCGGAGATCTCCGAGTCGAAGCGCTCCCGGAGAGACTGAAGGCGATCCTTCATGGCCGGCCTCGGGTTCTCATCTCGCTTCCCGGAGCGCTCCGCGCGCGGCGGGGGACAGCGAGGCTAACGGGCCAGGGCTTTCTTCGCCACGCTCGCGACCTCGGCGAAGCCCTGGGGATCGGCCACGGCCAGCTCGGCCAGAATCTTGCGGTCCAGCCCCACGTTGGCCTTCTTCAGGCCGGCCATCAGGTGGCTGTAGGAAATCTCCTGGGTCCGGGCGGCGGCGTTGATGCGGGTGATCCAGAGCTTGCGGAAATCCCGCTTCTTCCGCTTCCGGTCCTTGTAGGCCGAGAGGAGCGATTTCTCGACGGCCAGCTTCGCGATGCGATGCAGGCGTCCCTTGGCTCCATAAAAGCCCTTCGCGAGCTTGAGTATCTTCTTGCGCTTCTGGCGTCGCTTGGT from Candidatus Polarisedimenticolia bacterium encodes the following:
- the pheT gene encoding phenylalanine--tRNA ligase subunit beta, with amino-acid sequence MKFSLEWMREYVDPGKDPAAAGIRLTQVGIPLDSLGRAGDDTVFDFDVSTNRPDCMNHVGLARELSVACRRPLAEPSAETGPRDAAPASSRAALEVEAPDLCGRYTAIVIRGVKVGPSPDWLSRRLAAIGQKPINAIVDATNYVLWEMGQPLHAFDLERLAGRKVRVRRARSGEPLTTLDGVSRKLDPETLVIADEQRAVAVAGVMGGLDSEISPATTEVLLESAHFDAVSVRRSARRLGLHTDASHRFERGADIEITLKAANRCAGLIRETAGGRILSACLESRAAPPFAREIAFRPDRVGRMLGVEIPVEEMRRILELLGCAVKSRDSLWLVSTPSFRVDLSLEEDLIEEIARHHGYEKIPATLPRAQVFPEGRSEAERRLGRVREAMVRCGFAEALNLSLVSAEENERLGEAGPGVRVTNPLTEGQDHLRTTLFPGLLRNLAHNLNHGAEEVRLFETGRVFHPGAPGDPPREIETLALIGGGQGTSSHWSEPSRGPDVFDLTGAVNLAARLTGIGATVWRGADRPFLRPGTGAVLEVDGKPCGHAGELLASAFAGLAPQHPVVAAEIRLPAFFAGLAAGWIPGHVSSSRTPSARRDLALILDRGHTYAEVEETIRSVEGAPIAKVTLFDLYQGRQVPEGKVSMAVNIVFQAPERTLVSGEVAAMMDRIVQRLRDRLGAVLRGN
- the pheS gene encoding phenylalanine--tRNA ligase subunit alpha codes for the protein MKDRLQSLRERFDSEISAATEAEAIERIRTAYLSRKGGELSLLLRSLKDAAPGERPALGSSLNALKTHIEARLEEAEKSLGAPVRRDRLDVSLPGRTPRLGALHPVTQVRREIEDIFLEMGYCLAEGPEVETDFYNFVALNFPPDHPARDTQDTFYLEGDLLLRTHTSPVQIRTMQARRPPVKIIALGKVYRRDSDVSHSPMFHQVEGLAVAEGITFADLKGTVLTFARRIFRPETNVRFRPSYFPFVEPGAEFDITCSPCAGRGCPTCKQTGWLEMGGAGMVHPNVLRTVGYDPEQVSGFAFGLGVDRIAMLKFNIDDIRLLFENDLRFLAQFPG
- the rplT gene encoding 50S ribosomal protein L20; translation: MPRVKRGTKRRQKRKKILKLAKGFYGAKGRLHRIAKLAVEKSLLSAYKDRKRKKRDFRKLWITRINAAARTQEISYSHLMAGLKKANVGLDRKILAELAVADPQGFAEVASVAKKALAR